CCATGTTTATGGGGAAGTGGGAGCAGGGCCCTGGACCTGTGAGGAGTGAGGGttcagggagagctgcaggctCCTTTCCTGGAATTGCACCCATAATCCAGACCCACCACCAgccccctgctgcagccagcctcGCTGTCCAGGGCATTATGTGAGGGATAAATGAATGAATGCTGGCTAATTAAGCAATTAATTACTGCAGGCTCTATGGGCAATGCCTGGCACAGCAAACCGCCCAGAGCCACTCCTCACCCCCGATACCCCTCAGATGGGCAACAGGGGAAGCAGGGGGGGCTCAGGAATCAAAATACTATTGGAAAGTTTAATTATATCCTCATATTTGATCATCCTGGAGGCAGTGAGGGGAtggctccctgggctgggacgGGCTCCCACTGCTCTCTGGTGCTTGGGGCGGCACAGGGGCCATGCCCACAGAGCAGGCCCTGTTCCAGCGGCGCATTCCCAAGTATTAATGGATCTCTGCGATCTGCCTGTCCTCACAGCGGGGTCAGGACCTCGGGGAATCCTGCCTATGATGTGCATGGCTCTGGGGCAGGATggatcctgcaggagctgcagacagAGCTGCCTTCCTCTGCCTTCTGTGCGCTCTGATTAACGGGCATAGAGCCTGGCTCTTGTTTCCCAGCCACGGAAGGATCCAGACGAAGGCTGGCTGTCCCTGATTAACCATTACCCTTCCCACATTTGTACCCAAGGCCGGGATTGTGCTCTGCCCTGCTTTGCCACCCCTGTACAGatcacctgctgctgctggaccaAGAGCCAGTGTTTGATGATATTTATTGAGGGCAACTGAGGAttgcttcttcttcctcttgaATTACATCTTCCTGCTTGGGAAGAGTGGACACAGAACCACCTGGCTGCCTCTCACACCCACAGCAGATCCcaccccagctgtccccagggctcccagAGACCTCTGAGGTGTTTCAGGAACCAGGAGAAACGTGCTGGCCATGGGAAAGCGTTGTGCTGCTCATGGGCCGAGCATGCCTTGGAAAGCCTGGCCAAAGTGGCTGCCTGGTTCAGCTGGGACATAGAGGCAGATGAAGGAAGGGCCCAGCGCTGCCGTGCTGAGCCCCAGAGGGTGCACCCATATGGTGCTGGACCCATAGGGAGCAAAGCCCGGAGCCCTGCTCAGTGCCCAGGGCTGTACCAGAGCTGGGGCCACAATGCTCCGGTGGCTTCCATCCCCaggcagcacccagcacagctccagcgCTTCAccaccacagcactgctgaTGTCACACGGATCTCTGGTGACCCTGAGGTGGCCACTGGCTGGCTTCTGGCTCCTCACTGGGCACCGAGGATGCCCTATTGGCCACTGCTTTGCCTCTGTCCCGCCAGGTCAAAGACCTGGGACCACACAAACAACGCTTTACTGCAGGGACAAATCCCACTGTGCCTGTCCCTCACACCAGGGGTTGGTTAACAGTGCACACAACTGTATTTTCTGCAGGCACCCCACAGCAAACCCCAGAAATGATGCCAGGGCTGTGATAGGGGTGTTGGCATCATGCTGCTGTGGAGCTCCCTCACAGCCAGCAGGGCGACAGTGATGAAAAATGACACTAGCCCTGTAATtacagccaggctctgctcagccagtgctgctgcattATTGAGAGCAACCAAAAATACCCCCAGCTCAGTCATTAACTGGTCTGGGCCTCATGGCAAgtggctgccagggctgcctcagcctgggctggcagaggggagaggggagagccTGGAATGTGCTGCAGAGGTGTTTACATATCCTCCATTCCACAGGGATGAGGCCCTGGGGGAGCAGAGCACCTCGGAGGGCTCAGGATGCCGATGGGAAAGTGGCATTAGGATAACATTAATTGCCTTAGTGTCAGCGTCAGCACTGAGCTGAGCAGGGATCAGGGGAACCCATGGGGGTAGCTTTGTTCCATGCCCACACTGGGatctggaaatcagctggaaacGGCTTGGGTGGGAAGGGTGTGAGGAGGGCACAGAGGCTGGGGGAGCTCCCCAAAGCCTGGGGAAGCCTCAACCCGTGGCTGTTCTGGGAGatgctctgctccagggcagTGGTGCAGGGCAGGCTCCTCTCTGCCAGCACCACTGAATTCCCTCTGCTGAGGGGCTCCTTCCTCTGCGAGGACCAGCATGGACCTGAACCTCATCCCTCTTCTCCTCCAGGAGGAATCCCATCTTTTCCTGGAAGCTGGCCTGTGCCCAGCTTGCTCAGCCAAGCTGTGAGCGCTCTTGACCAGAAGTGGGGTGGCTGTGCCCGTGCCAGATGTGCTCGTGTGCAGCCAGATGTGCAGGTGCTCAGAGCAAGATGCACATTGGAGTAGCCCAGGGAGGAGTTAACCCACACCTGCAACAACCACAACACCTTGGGCTGATTTTCCTCCAAAGCCCAAGAGGAACCCCAAAAGATACCagaaaaaaagtggtttttttctattttctgagCCAATTTCCATCAGAAAGGAGTTTGATGGAACATTGTTAGCCCACAGGTGTGTGGCCAGGCACAGTGCCCCCATTGCAAACTGTCTGTTTGTGAGAACATCCCCTCCTGGGTCATTGCCCTGGTGAGCATGGCAGGGACCGGCAGGGCAGTGACTGGAGGGGACATGAAAGGCTTGgccaggacagtgacagtgacatcTTCCTCTGTGTGTGCCACCACAAGGGAGCACAGAGCAAAGGTGACTCAGCAGCACGGGCAGGGGACAGTCACCAGACAGTCTCCCCAGTGCTCCCGTGGGCTCTCACAGGACTGCCAGTGCCCAGGACAGCTCTGTcacacagtggggacaggagtgCCCGATCGGGACAAAGCAGCGCCTCTGGGTCCCTGAGCAGCCCGGAGCCCTTTGTGCTCAGGCAGGGCAGACACAACAGCtttgggctctgctctgctctctgctcagcctcctccccagaattcctttgtttctttccctgctCGGCAGCACGGTGAGGATGGATGCTGGATTTGCTGGGATACTTgtcaccctcctcctcctcttgtcCATCCTGTGGCTCCTGGTCTGGAGGAGTGACACGAAGAGGAGCCAACTGCCTCCTGGCCCAGCCCCATGGCCCATCCTGGGTAACCTGTGGCAGAAAGATGTCCTGCCCCTCTACAGGCACTATGAGAAGGTAAGGGACAAGTGGCTGTGCTGGACTCAttggcagccccagcaggacagACAGTGGGAAAGTCCCATGCCAAAATAAAAGGGGAATCCCACAGGTGACTCTTCCtacctttcttttctcttctccccTCCCTCATCTCTTGCTCTATGGGAGGAATTGCTTAAATCCCTTCTGCTGGGGGCAGACTCAACCCTGTTATCGAAGCCTTTTCCTCCCTGTAAGGGACTCATGTGGTGACAGTGCCCCTGCACCCTCTACAGCGCTGCCGCTGTCCAGAGTTACTTCCCAGAGATGGTGCTCTGAACCCCCCAAAGTGTCACTGGAATAAAACTCccacggacagggacagggagcggGATGAGGTCACAGCTTTGAGGGAGGCacttcccctccctgctgggcaTTCACCATGCTGTGGGCTCACGTCCCAGTGAGTGAAATGGAGTGAATGAACTGGTGTGGGACCCTGGCTCACAGAGCTGCTTGTccccccagctcagcagcacctATGGCCCGATCTTCACTGTGTGGCTGGGGCTGAAGCCAGTGGTGGTGCTCTGTGGGTACGAGGCGGTGAAGGATGCCCTGGTGGGACACTCTGAGGAGTTTGGGGGCAGACCCGAGATCCCTGCCCTGAAGCATCTCTCCAAAGACTACGGTGAGTGCCTGGATCTCTCCTGGATCTCTGGGTGAGCAGATGGCCACGCCTGAGTCTaaggaagagctcagcaccCAAGACCTCCAACACTCATTTCCCACTCTTCAAGACCTTTCAACTCCTAACCCCCTTGTCAAGGACAGTATTAATTCCAGTTAGGCAGTTCCAGCTTTGTTCTGAGTCACTGCAAAGATCTTCATCCTTTCATGGACACTGCACACCTGCACTGTTCCTTGGTTTATTGCCCTGTTGCTCCTCAGCCTGGCTCTGACCAGAGTTCCCactcctggggagcagcagggtggCCAGGGGCTGATCTTCTCCGTGTCCCTCCAGGATTTCTCTCCAACAATGAGAAGAAGTGGCGGGAGCTGCGGAGGTTCACACTCAGCACCCTGCGGGACTTCGGGATGGGGAAGAGCTCCATGTCCCAGAAGGTGCAGCAGGAGGCTCAGCACctggtggagctgctggcaAAGCTCAGAGGTGATGTGGTCCTATCCTTGCTGGCCCTGTGACAGGCAGAGGACACACAAGAGACCCATGGGACATGGGTGGCCCCAGAGCTGTTTGCAGGGCCTGGTGTGGGTGACccctgcagggaagggctgagatCCAGCCCTACCccagccaggggctgcagggatgtgctgcagccacagctgaagGGCCAGCAGGGAGATCCTGCTCTGAACTGGTGCTTCATTCCCTGAAGGGGAACAGGAATAGGGAACAGAACTGTGCGGGCCTGGGAATGCACAGCTAGGACACTGTCCCAGTGACCCAGGGTTATCAGGGTGATTTCCTCCCCTCCAACAATACCCTGCCAGTGCCCACACATCTCCTGGGGCTTCCTGCAGATGCCTGCACTTCCCTCAGCCCAAGCTATGGGCAGGCTTTAGGGGCTGGGAGAAGGATGGAGGAGCCCACGGCTCAGGAGGGCTCTTTGCTGTGGCTGTCAGGCCCAGCAGATCAGCCAGAATCAGGGGCTTCAAAATCAGGGCCTCGGAGCAAGGGGGAAGGGGTGTTCTTTGTCTTGAAGCAGATAAATAACTGGTAACTTTTGGATGCTTTTCTCAcctcctgtggctgcaggcaaTGCCTTTGAGCCAATGATCATGTTCAGATACGCGGTTGCCAACGTGATCTGCTCCGTGGTCTTCGGCAGCCGCTACAGCTACAGCGATGCGGCTTTCCTGGAGCTGATCAACACCATTGGGAACTACGTCAGCTTCTTCCTGTCCCCCCTCGCCAAGGTGGGAGCCTGGTGTGCTCAGCaccctctgcctgctgccctaGGGGGCTGAGGAAGCTCCCTGGCTCTGGTGGGACAAAGCAGGAacctgagccctgctgtgccctgtccccacaCAGGTGTACAACACCTTTCCCAGCATCATGGACCGGCTCCCGGGACCTCACAAGAAAGTCCTGGCTGACTGCCAGAAGCTGAAGGACCACATCCGGGAGAAGGTGCAGTTCCACCACCTGACTCTGGACTCCAGCTGCCCCCGGGACTACATCGACTGTTTCCTTATGAGAGCAGAGAAGGTAGAGGGGGGCTGccctccagcctggctgcagtCTGGAGCATCAGCCAGACAGCACTGAACCCCACCCCACCACACCTTcttgcaggagaagggcagCCCAGAGACCATGTACGGCCATGAAGACCTGATCATGTCAGTGTTCAACCTGTTCGGCGCCGGCACAGTGACAACCGGCAACACCCTGGTGTTCTTCCTGCTGATGCTGGCAAAGCACCCCCACATCCAAGGTACGACAGCAAgacacagctgctcctgtgcctggggtgcTCACAGGGAAGAGGGTTCCAGGCCTGGAGGGTCTCATTGGGGGGCAGACCCAGATCATCCTGTGAGGTCACCCAAGGATGGGAGCCATTAGACGGATTCCCACAGGCCAGGGGATCCAGGTGCTTCTccctgtgccccatccctgcctgtgcagATGGCCCTGAACTGGCCTGTGGGAGATGCTCTGAGCTTGCCTGATGCAGGGAGGGATGAGGACAGAGGCTCTGTTCTGGGCTCTACAAGGGATTAGGCCAGGTTGCTGCCCCTCTAGCTCATCCCAGGGTTTGGGATAAGTGTCTGTGGAGGCCAGTAAGAAACTCTGGGGAGGTtgcacagcagcacccagccccccctgctgtccccagccaagGTCCAGGAGGAGATTGATGCCGTAGTGGGCACTGGCCGTGCCCCCAGCACAGAGGACAAGCTGCGGATGCCCTACACCAATGCTGTGATCCACGAGCTGCAGCGCTACCACAAGATGCGCATCGAGAACTTCCCGCGCATGACGACGCAGGACGTCCTGTTCAGGGGCTACTCCATCCCCAAGGTATGGCACAGGCTGGCCCCGGATCCTCTGTCACCAGCGGGGTTTGACCGACATTTGCCTTTGTCCCTGGACTGTTTGCACACATCTGAAGGTCCCGGCTCTTTCCCAATCCTCAGCAGCAATGACGCTTCAAAGGGGAGCAGAGGCAGGTGAATGTCACTGCTTGTCCTGCCCACACCCCGTGTCGCTCCCTTGCCCatcctggaaaacagctcttCCCACCatggagctgtgcagggctgcGGGGCCAGAGCACGAGCCCACGCTGGGGTGGGGCCAGGCCAGACCCCACCACCCCTCAGCAGACTCAGGGACAGCCACCTCTCCTGGTTTGACCACAGGCATTGTGTGcaaaatccatcctgagggaacatctcctgcctttggttttggggcagtttcaCGGGAGTAACTCAGTAATTTGTGTCTCATGAGGTGCACAGAGACTGGCAGGACCAGAGGGACAGCAGACCCTCACGTCAGTTGTCCCAGTGGCACAGAGCCACCATTCCAGGCTGCCTCCACATGGGAACCTGCTTGGGTATTGGGGCGTCCACCcagcctcccccgtgtccctggaTGCTCCCCCTGGACTAATCCACTCCAGCAGAGCCTGTGTCGTGGTCCTGACGTCCCTTCTCACATGCCTGCCCCATCCCTCTCCTACAGGGCACTCCTGTTATTCCGGTACTTACCTCTGTGCATTCGGATCCAACCCAGTGGGAGAACCCTGGAAAACTGGACCCCACACACTTCTTGGATGAAAAGGGCGAGTTCAGGAAGCGCGAGGCCTTCATGGCGTTCTCAGCAGGTCAGTGCTCCCCAAGCACAGACACCCAGTGCCAGCACAGTGCTACCTCACCGCGGGCTGCCCGCCCACCCTCCTGCCCTGTGGCTCCCCAGCGGTGTCACCCCTCTCTCTGTGCCCAGGGAAGCGGATGTGCCCTGGGGAGGCGCTGGCCCGCATCGAGCTCTTCCTGTTCCTCACCACGCTGTTGCAGAGATTCACCTTCCAACTGGCCatggagcacagggagctggaTTTATTCTCCCTGTGGCTCGAGATTGAGAGGAAGGCAATCCCGTGCAAGTTCTTCGCTGTCCCACGCTCGGTGTCCTCTTAAGCTGGGAGAGTGGGACAAGGAAAGGCTCTTCCAGGTgcctccatccccaccccagAGCGAGCCCTGTGACCATGagggcacagccacagccaccacagcagggacagtttGGGCTTGGAGTTTCTCCTCTGAGAACTGTGATAACAGGCATCTCTGCAACCAGCTCCATGAGCAAcccgctcccagcccttccctgcccatcccaggaGCACGAGGCGGGTGGCACTGCTTTTCCTCCCCCATCCCTATCCATGCTGCTTGAGGTCCTCATGGCATGgcttcctggggctcctgggctGGGCGGGGGCTCCCTCCATTTGGTGAAGGATTCAGAGAGTTCTGCAATAAAGATAACCATCAGAAAATGAAGCCTTTGCTCAGCCTCTCTACCTGAAGCCCTGGGTCAGCACTGTGCCCTGGGTGACCTCTGGGCTTCTGTGTCTAAAACCAAACACCGGCGTCCAAAGGCCACCTGTGCTCCTCTTCCCGGGGCGTTCCGTGGGGCATTCCATGCCCATTTGTGTCACTGCCCAGCCCGGGGCTGGCATGGTGCCCTGCCCTGACTGTGGAGGGGCTGCCGGCATGCTCTGGCACCCCCCAACATCCCCTGACATCCCTCAACATATCCCAACATCCCCcaatatcccccaaaattccccggCACCCCGACATCCCTCAACATCCCCTGGCACCTGCCATCACCCTGCCATCCCCCATCCCCTCGACATCCCCATCCCCTCAACATCCCCATCCCCTCGATATCTCCCATCCCCTCGACATCCCCAAACCCTCGACATCCCCATCCCCTCGACATCCCCATCCCCTCGATATCTCCCATCCCCTCGACATAACCCAAACCCTCAACATCCCCATCCCCTCGATATCCCCCATCCCCTCGACATCTCCCAAACCCTCGACATCCCCCAAACCCTCGACATCCCCATCCCCTCGATATCCCCCATCCCCTCGACATCTCCCAAACCCTCGACATCCCCCATCCCCTCGACATCCCCCAAACCCTCGACATCCCCAAACCCTCGACATCCCCATCCCCTCAACATCCCCATCCCCTCGACATCCCCAAACCCTCGACATCCCCATCCCCTCGATATCTCCCATCCCCTCGACATCCCCAAACCCTCGACATCCCCATCCCCTCGATATCTCCCATCCCCTCGACATCCCCAAACTCTCGACATCCCCCAAACACTCGACATCCCCAAACCCTCGACATCCCCCATCCCCTCGACATCCCCCATCCCCCGCACGACCGCCGGCGCCGCCTGCCGAGGGGCTGTGCCCGCGGGCTGCGCGGCTCTTAGCAGCATTACGGCGGCGGTTGGATATTACGGTAACTGTCGCCGGGCGGTGGCGGGGGCAGTACCGGTGCTGGTGGGGTGCCGGTGGGGGTGACAGTACCGGTACCGGTGGGGTGTCACTGGGGGTGTCGGTACTGTACCAGTGGGGGTGTCACTGGGGGTGCCGGTACCGGTACCGGTGGGGGTGTCACTGGGGGTGCCGGTACCGGTACCTTTGGCGGTGCCAAGCTATTGGCCCCACAACACTGAGTGCCCTGCCAGGAAGGTCCCAATGCAGGGGACAGCTCACCTTTGTCCTTAGCTGATGCAGGTGCCACTATGGTTCCTGCGTCTCTCCAGTCACACTCCGATGTCAGCCAGCCCAAGGATTTCACTCGCATCCTGCCGTTTCAGCTGTCCATGTCCATCCTGGGTAAAGCTGTTCTGATTTTCCAGTGGTTTCCCCCAAGGGTAAGGGATGGTCTCCAGTGGGGATTAGCCAACCTCTCCCTTTAACTTCCCAGGGCTTTTGGATCAAAAATCCCTGGATGCCTGTTCTGCTGTGAATGGTCACTGGGAATTCCTGGTCAGGCAGGTCCGGGAGGACCAGGAGTGTCAGAGCACAGTGCAGAAGGACCTCCTGCAGTTGCAGGTGGGACACCTGGGCTCCTGCCATTATGATGCATGTCTAAAAGAGGGGCTTTTGTTGCTGCCCAAGCTGTTAAATGGAAATTCCTGTACCAGAGGCTGACCCCAACTCTGCCATGTCCCTTCCActtccagctgcagagcaaagccagGTGACATTTCACAATGTCACAAGGAAGCACCAGAGAAGGGTTTTTACTCTCCTTTAGAGAGCTTGTGACTCTAAAAATGGATCCAAACATTCTTCAAGAAAGCGGAGTTCACAATGAAAATTTCCACAGATAGTGAAGGCTGGGCAGAGTTACAACTGCTCCCAAGGCAGCTCAGGATTGAGCTTCACTCGCTCCACACAGGGCAAGGGACATGCCAGGTGTCTGTGAGGAGCTGAGGGCGGAGGTTGGTACACAGGAATGCAGAACTCCTGGCCAGCAGGACCTGCCACAGACCCAGCAAGGTGTGAAGGAGTCTCCCCCAAGAGACAGCCTGAAGCCTCTGCTGCTTTGGGTTGTGAAGGGAGCACAGAatctcagctctgtgctggcctTCAAAAAAGGCTTCAGGAGAGCTTTCACAGGCTAAAAATGAATCCTGAGTGTTGACCAAGGTGTTTTGAGAGCCTCGCATCTCAGTGAGTTTGAATTCTGAATCAACTGAGTGCCTGCCAAAGATGAGATGAGCTCAAACTTTTGCTGCTTATTAAAGGATTAAGTAtagatttttgaaaaaaataataaaaaggaattattttttcaccAGAAGTTAAACCTTAGGTAGATAAAGTGCTAAATGTAAGCCAGGTCTCAACAACAAGCCAGTGTGTGCAGCTCAGCTTTGCAGGGAACCTCAGGATCCTgaggagaggagcagcctgTGTGCCTGGGCTCTGCAGTAACTGTTGTCTCTGTTGGTTTATTCCAGGAGTTGTGTCCTAGAAAAGCCATTCCAAACTATGCTAAAAGAGTCGATGTGCAAATTCCCCAGTTAAATGATGAGGGTGAGGTCGTTGAAGTGAAGGTCAAGGAGCAGACCAAGAGACATAAATCGAAGGTTTGTTGGAGGCTATTTGCCTTCCACCAATGCTGCATGTCGGGGTTTGGGGAGGAGAGAGGACAGCTCTTGGAAGAGAGCACAGTGAATTTGGAATTGCTTTGCTCTTTCCCACTCCTGCTTTTGGATTGCCCCATCGTGAGCAGTTCATAGAGACCAAGGCTTGCTCAGCACCTTCTCACATGGGAGGGAGTTCAGCAGGCATTCCTGAACTTCTGCCtcatccctgtgtgtccccagtcATGGCACAATCCTGGGCCCAGGGGCCTGCTCCCCACAGAATAAAGGGTGCAGCTCTCAGGGTTTCCATTTATGCCACAGAACACAGCCTGGAAACAACCCTGGACTAAGCAGGGTCTTGCTGGTTTTCCTTACCAACACTCTGGGTCTGCACTGGGTTCATCCCTAGAGCTGACATCTTCAGTGCTATGGAATAATGCTGCATTCCTGCCTCCCTGAGTTActtttccttatttctcttGCCATCAGACAGAGGAATTCAGTCTGCACGAGGCTTATCGAGAACTGAAAACTCAAAAGATAGAGATGGAAGAGAGGAATGTCTTCTGTGGCCCCTACAAGACCCATGTGCTCATGGAGCAGTGAGTAGAGTGCCCAGCTGTGGGGCCAAGAGCAGCTTTAGGAAAgctgttcccttccctgtgATTCTTCTGGATGGCTGGAGAAGGGTCCCTCAGTGTCAGTGTTAAGAAATTTCCATGTTTTAAGTAAAGATACCAAGATAAGCTGTTTTTACAGGAGTAAGGGTTAGGGATCCATGGTGTATCCCAAGGGATATGGGGCTGGGAGGAGCCCTCACCCCTCTGTCCACCCTGATCCAAAGGGGGATGTGCAGATTTTGGGACTGTGGTGGTGCCCTGCGAAGGATTCCCCCCTGGAgtgctgcccaccctgctcaGTTAAACACAGGGAAATGCTGGCCCAAGCTCACCCCAGTGCTGCTTCTGTCCAGACGCGACAGGAGAAGGAGAACCCACTACAGAGGTGGGGACTGGGTGG
This window of the Poecile atricapillus isolate bPoeAtr1 chromosome 17, bPoeAtr1.hap1, whole genome shotgun sequence genome carries:
- the LOC131585954 gene encoding cytochrome P450 2C5-like, encoding MDAGFAGILVTLLLLLSILWLLVWRSDTKRSQLPPGPAPWPILGNLWQKDVLPLYRHYEKLSSTYGPIFTVWLGLKPVVVLCGYEAVKDALVGHSEEFGGRPEIPALKHLSKDYGFLSNNEKKWRELRRFTLSTLRDFGMGKSSMSQKVQQEAQHLVELLAKLRGNAFEPMIMFRYAVANVICSVVFGSRYSYSDAAFLELINTIGNYVSFFLSPLAKVYNTFPSIMDRLPGPHKKVLADCQKLKDHIREKVQFHHLTLDSSCPRDYIDCFLMRAEKEKGSPETMYGHEDLIMSVFNLFGAGTVTTGNTLVFFLLMLAKHPHIQAKVQEEIDAVVGTGRAPSTEDKLRMPYTNAVIHELQRYHKMRIENFPRMTTQDVLFRGYSIPKGTPVIPVLTSVHSDPTQWENPGKLDPTHFLDEKGEFRKREAFMAFSAGKRMCPGEALARIELFLFLTTLLQRFTFQLAMEHRELDLFSLWLEIERKAIPCKFFAVPRSVSS